From one Acipenser ruthenus chromosome 21, fAciRut3.2 maternal haplotype, whole genome shotgun sequence genomic stretch:
- the LOC131699125 gene encoding ubiquitin carboxyl-terminal hydrolase 10-like yields the protein MAMDTGFATIKEVQWVPGECPEVEMVCLVSEYDSLCSQKLFRSKKVKPVVSLPFKVKAPGLTKPHCTHSAKEIFLQLLDSSTVQTLCKRVNNHAVEEYKLQKRKEKWKAIDNEDFLSWIAVALQGGLFEDLKEDRVKDVISVVEKWQDKFPGGRFPEILQYLKGMKEDQEAQWETIRNLQGKLTQNFQRFYTPEQKLGVRKCTFRFKGQAAKSGPICSELKVAILFDLECGYVCNFFLYSADHLCKQVKSPLVVHILHELLKPYYNKGYHVQLDSSAYMGGRLSEHFAPFGIFLHFTSFWTGYDFNSTSSNTDGHQDLSSSVCHHLQGWTGPVIFPLSTEPEELTFLQTLWLMVHLSCVGSFVLSSQQCSKTISLYKFTKALATQLANKEFSSRLLLPPLVCNDLSINADKNVTGFSEECKALEYSSSFERDVSSPKQGRRPIPSLTGLINSGNSCYMNAVLQCLSGTASLVEYLLSSVNQDELARRRSDVVCAFITLLTEMWTGEYEHISPLEIRTVIGSLHPQFASNTQQDAQELLLYLFNGLHEDLKKATVRKQPRGSLKRQEAGKSSGHSSETSIITHLFEGQLCYVTLCLQCDNQTRTNEVFTILSLPIPPGAYRCSLLDCLELFFQQNTLTRTNQILCSSCGIKRDTAVLTSISKAPEILILHLKRFEVEGLKKRKLRTDVSFSLENLDLSPYLSSSPSCQSRYYLYAVVNHSGDLDNGHYTAYCKNAVTQRWHRFDDEIVSDIPSYLIQSPNAYILFYTCQDFRLPCLRLSAS from the exons ATGGCTATGGACACAGGCTTTGCCACAATCAAAGAGGTGCAGTGGGTCCCAGGGGAGTGCCCAGAAGTGGAGATGGTGTGTTTGGTCTCTGAATATGATAGCTTATGCAGCCAGAAACTTTTCAGATCTAAAAAGGTCAAACCTGTTGTTTCATTGCCATTTAAAGTCAAAGCTCCTGGTCTTACAAAGCCTCATTGCACCCACTCCGCGAAGGAGATATTCTTGCAGTTGCTGGATAGCAGCACGGTACAGACTCTCTGTAAAAGGGTTAATAATCACGCTGTGGAGGAATATAAACTCCAGAAGAGAAAGGAAAAGTGGAAAGCAATTGACAACGAGGACTTCCTGTCCTGGATAGCCGTCGCTCTTCAAGGAGGCCTGTTTGAGGACCTGAAGGAGGACAGGGTGAAAGATGTCATTTCTGTCGTGGAAAAGTGGCAAGACAAATTCCCAGGGGGTCGCTTTCCCGAGATTCTGCAGTATTTAAAAGGCATGAAGGAAGACCAGGAGGCACAGTGGGAAACAATTCGCAATCTGCAAGGCAAACTCACCCAGAATTTCCAGAGGTTTTACACTCCTGAGCAGAAGCTTGGTGTGAGAAAATGCACATTTAGGTTCAAAGGTCAAGCAGCCAAGTCTGGGCCAATCTGCAGCGAGCTAAAAGTGGCGATTCTTTTCGATCTGGAATGTGGCTATGTCTGTAATTTCTTCCTGTATTCTGCCGATCACCTTTGTAAACAAGTGAAAAGTCCTCTTGTGGTTCACATACTTCACGAGCTTCTTAAACCTTATTACAATAAGGGGTATCATGTGCAATTGGATAGTTCTGCCTACATGGGTGGAAGATTAAGTGAGCACTTTGCACCTTTTGGaatatttcttcattttacaAGTTTCTGGACTGGATATGATTTTAACTCCACGTCTTCTAACACTGATGGACATCAGGATTTATCAAGCTCAGTGTGTCACCATCTGCAAGGCTGGACAGGCCCTGTCATCTTTCCACTTTCAACAGAGCCTGAAGAGTTAACGTTCCTGCAAACACTCTGGCTTATGGTGCACCTGAGTTGCGTCGGCTCTTTTGTGCTGAGTTCACAGCAGTGCAGCAAAACGATATCCTTGTACAAGTTTACAAAAGCTCTTGCTACTCAGCTGGCAAATAAGGAGTTCAGTTCCAGGCTACTTTTACCACCGTTAGTTTGCAATGACCTGTCCATAAATGCAGACAAGAATGTCACTGGCTtcag TGAAGAATGTAAAGCTTTAGAATACAGCAGCTCTTTTGAAAGAGATGTTTCCAGCCCCAAACAGGGAAGGAGGCCTATCCCCAGCCTTACGGGGCTGATCAACTCGGGAAACTCCTGCTACATGaatgctgtgctgcagtgtctctCCGGCACGGCAAGCCTAGTCGAATACCTTTTATCCAGTGTAAACCAGGACGAGTTAGCCAG ACGCAGGAGTGACGTTGTCTGTGCGTTCATTACCCTTCTGACAGAAATGTGGACAGGGGAATATGAGCACATATCTCCTCTGGAAATAAGGACTGTCATTGGATCTCTGCACCCCCAGTTTGCCAGCAACACTCAGCAGGATGCACAGGAGCTCCTGCTTTACCTGTTCAATGGACTGCATGAGGATCTGAAAAAA GCCACTGTGAGAAAGCAGCCCAGAGGAAGCCTGAAGAGGCAGGAAGCTGGTAAATCCTCTGGTCACTCGAGCGAGACTTCCATCATCACTCATCTTTTTGAAGGGCAGCTCTGCTACGTCACGCTGTGTCTCCAGTGTGACAATCAAACCCGCACCAATGAGGTCTTCACCATTCTGTCCTTGCCCATTCCTCCTGGAGCCTATAGATGTTCTCTTCTG GACTGCCTTGAGCTTTTTTTTCAGCAAAACACCTTGACACGGACTAACCAGATTCTTTGCTCCAGCTGTGGGATAAAGCGAGACACTGCTGTTTTGACCAGCATTTCCAAAGCGCCTGAAATTCTCATCTTGCATTTAAAGCg ATTCGAAGTCGAAGGTCTTAAGAAAAGGAAATTGCGGACCGATGTCAGCTTTTCATTGGAAAACCTGGATCTGTCCCCTTATTTATCATCATCCCCATCATGTCAGTCAAGATACTATCTTTACGCAGTAGTG AACCACAGTGGCGATTTGGACAATGGGCACTACACTGCCTACTGCAAGAACGCTGTGACTCAGCGCTGGCACAGGTTTGATGACGAGATCGTCTCTGACATCCCCAGCTACTTGATCCAATCTCCGAATGCCTACATACTTTTCTACACTTGCCAGGATTTCCGGTTGCCCTGTCTCAGACTGAGTGCTTCTTAa